From the Brassica napus cultivar Da-Ae chromosome A8, Da-Ae, whole genome shotgun sequence genome, one window contains:
- the LOC106386196 gene encoding protein LAZY 2-like, which yields MKFLGWMLNKQNAKHGDYNRTSTSSASSHHVKQESREEFSDWPHALLAIGTFGSTSTGVSQKESNNVHEEIEEEKKSISHSEQEEEPSSSDDIDDFTPEEAKKLQKELMKILSRTKKRKSDVNRELMKNLPLDRFLNCPSSLDVERRISNALCAVVDSSEESEDMERTINVILGRCKEISIESKKNKMKTEISKTSVSYLFKKIFVCADGFSTPPNPSLRDTLQESRMEKLLKMMLHKKINVQSSSKPATSTTQRCLQGKKQLSLKSEEKEETNERRSSSDGHKWVKTDSDFIVLEI from the exons atgaag TTCTTAGGATGGATGCTGAACAAGCAAAATGCAAAACATGGGGATTATAATAGAACAAGCACTTCCTCTGCTTCTTCTC ATCATGTGAAGCAAGAGTCAAGAGAGGAGTTTAGCGACTGGCCTCACGCTTTGCTTGCTATTGGAACGTTTGGTTCAACAAGCACTGGTGTGAGCCAAAAAGAGAGCAACAATGTTCATGAAGAGAtcgaagaagagaagaagtcTATCTCGCATTCCGAGCAAGAAGAAGAGCCTTCTTCATCTGATGATATTGATGATTTTACTCCAGAGGAGGCCAAGAAGCTGCAAAAGGAGTTGATGAAGATTTTATCAAGAACTAAGAAAAGGAAGTCTGATGTGAATAGAGAGCTCAtgaaaaaccttcctttggataGATTCTTGAACTGTCCATCGAGTTTAGATGTGGAGAGGCGAATCAGCAATGCACTCTGCGCTGTTGTGGATTCATCTGAAGAGAGTGAAGATATGGAACGAACAATTAACGTTATTCTTGGTAGATGCAAAGAGATATCTATAGAGAGCAAGAAGAATAAGATGAAGACGGAGATAAGCAAGACGTCTGTCTCATATCTTTTCAAGAAGATCTTTGTATGTGCGGATGGGTTTTCTACACCCCCGAACCCTAGCCTGAGAGACACGCTTCAAGAATCAAGAATGGAGAAG TTGTTGAAGATGATGCTACATAAGAAGATTAATGTTCAATCCTCGTCGAAACCAGCAACATCAACAACACAGAGATGCTTGCAAGGCAAGAAACAACTCTCTTTGAAgagtgaagaaaaagaagaaaccaaCGAAAGAAGAAGTAGCAGCGATGGACATAAATGGGTGAAAACAGATTCTGACT TCATAGTTCTTGAGATCTGA
- the LOC106387621 gene encoding lipoxygenase 3, chloroplastic-like, with protein MALVKEIMGHPLISGRPSLVFSASHFKKKTQTTQFSIKPFDRRPKTSKSGVVSAISEDLVKTLRFSTTTGDRKSEEEEKAAVKFKVRAVVTVRNKNKEDFKETLFKHLDAFGDKIGRNIVLELISTELDPKTNLPKKSNAAVLKDWSEKSKTKAERVHYTAEFTVDAAFGTPGAITIMNKHQKEFFLECITIEGFALGPVHFPCNSWVQSQNDHPEKRIFFTNQPFLPSETPEGLRKLRGKELKNLRGDGTGVRKLSDRIYDFDVYNDLGNPDKSSELSRPKLGGRERPYPRRCRTGRQPTDTDNEAESRVEKPLPMYVPRDEQFEETKQDTFAAGRLKAVLHHLVPSLKASILADDFSDFGEIDDLYKKGLLLKLGFQDEIFNKFPLPKGIVNTLQESSKGLLKYDTPKILSKDKNAWLRDDEFARQAIAGINPVNIERVKTFPPVSNLDPEIYGPQHSALTSDHIIGHLDGLSVQQALEENRLYMLDYHDIFLPFLDQINALDGRKAYATRTIFFLTRLGTLKPVAIELSLPSHGPNHRSKRVVTPPVDATSNWVWQLAKAHVSSNDAGVHQLVNHWLRTHACLEPFIIAAHRQLSAMHPIFKLLDPHMRYTLEINALARQSLISADGVIEGGFTAGQYGLEMSSAAYKSSWRFDMEGLPADLIRRGMAVPDPTQPHGLKLLIEDYPYANDGLLIWSAIQTWVRTYVERYYPNSNSIQTDSELQSWYSESINVGHADLREAEWWPKLDTVDDLVSILTTLVWLASAQHAALNFGQYPYGGYVPNRPPLMRRLIPDESDPEYASFISDPEKFYFSSMPSLLQTSKFMAVVDTLSTHSPDEEYIGERQQPSTWTGDAEIVDAFYGFAAEIGRIEKEIEKRNSDPNRRNRCGAGVLPYELLVPSSEPGVTCRGVPNSVSI; from the exons ATGGCCTTAGTTAAAGAGATAATGGGTCATCCTCTGATATCAGGAAGGCCATCACTTGTTTTCTCGGCTTCTCATTTCAAGAAGAAGACACAGACAACGCAATTCTCGATCAAGCCTTTCGATCGGAGACCAAAAACGTCCAAATCCGGCGTCGTTTCGGCCATTAGTGAAGATTTAGTAAAAACGCTGCGTTTTAGCACAACAACCGGAGACAGAAAGAGCGAGGAGGAGGAGAAAGCGGCGGTGAAATTCAAAGTGAGAGCTGTGGTTACAGTGAGGAACAAGAACAAGGAGGATTTTAAGGAGACTCTTTTTAAGCATTTGGATGCTTTTGGTGACAAGATCGGTCGGAACATCGTCTTGGAGCTTATTAGCACCGAACTTGATCCAA AAACGAATTTGCCGAAGAAAAGCAATGCTGCGGTGTTAAAGGATTGGTCAGAGAAATCGAAAACCAAGGCGGAGAGGGTTCATTACACGGCGGAGTTCACGGTGGACGCAGCGTTTGGCACGCCGGGAGCCATCACCATCATGAATAAACACCAGAAAGAGTTTTTTCTAGAGTGCATAACCATCGAAGGTTTCGCACTTGGCCCTGTTCACTTTCCATGCAACTCTTGGGTTCAGTCCCAAAATGATCACCCTGAGAAACGAATCTTCTTCACTAATCAG CCGTTTTTGCCGAGTGAGACACCTGAAGGATTAAGAAAATTAAGGGGGAAAGAGTTGAAGAATCTACGAGGAGATGGGACTGGAGTCAGGAAGTTATCAGACAGAATCTATGACTTTGATGTCTACAACGATCTTGGAAATCCCGACAAGTCATCTGAACTCTCTCGTCCGAAACTCGGTGGCAGAGAGAGGCCTTACCCTAGACGGTGTCGCACTGGTCGCCAGCCAACTGATACCG ATAATGAAGCGGAGAGCCGAGTGGAAAAGCCATTACCTATGTACGTGCCACGAGACGAGCAATTTGAAGAGACTAAGCAGGACACTTTCGCCGCAGGGAGGTTAAAAGCGGTGTTACACCACCTTGTTCCGTCGCTTAAAGCTAGTATTTTAGCTGATGACTTTTCTGACTTCGGAGAGATTGATGATCTCTACAAAAAAGGCTTGCTACTGAAGTTAGGATTTCAAGATGAGATATTCAACAAGTTCCCTTTGCCTAAGGGCATCGTTAATACCCTCCAAGAATCTTCGAAAGGACTCCTCAAATACGACACTCCCAAAATATTATCGA AGGATAAAAACGCATGGCTACGAGATGACGAGTTCGCACGTCAAGCCATAGCTGGAATCAATCCAGTCAACATTGAGAGAGTCAAGACTTTCCCACCCGTCAGTAATCTTGACCCCGAAATCTACGGTCCACAACACTCCGCTCTCACTTCCGACCACATCATCGGACATCTTGACGGCTTGTCCGTTCAACAA gCGTTGGAAGAGAACAGATTGTATATGTTGGATTACCATGACATATTCTTACCGTTCCTAGACCAAATCAATGCGCTCGATGGACGCAAAGCATATGCTACTCGAACCATTTTCTTCTTGACTCGTCTTGGAACACTTAAGCCCGTAGCCATCGAGCTAAGCCTCCCTTCCCATGGCCCGAACCACCGATCCAAACGAGTTGTTACACCTCCTGTCGATGCAACCTCTAACTGGGTGTGGCAGCTCGCTAAAGCACATGTTAGCTCCAACGATGCTGGAGTCCACCAACTTGTTAACCACTG GTTACGAACCCATGCATGCTTGGAACCGTTTATAATAGCTGCACATAGGCAATTAAGCGCTATGCATCCGATATTCAAACTATTGGATCCACACATGAGGTATACGTTGGAGATCAATGCACTGGCTAGACAATCATTGATCAGTGCAGACGGTGTGATTGAAGGAGGCTTCACTGCTGGCCAATACGGTTTGGAAATGAGCTCCGCAGCCTACAAAAGTAGTTGGCGGTTCGACATGGAAGGCCTCCCTGCCGATCTCATTCGCAG agGAATGGCAGTTCCAGACCCAACACAACCACATGGACTTAAACTCCTGATCGAAGACTATCCATATGCGAACGACGGTCTTCTAATATGGTCCGCAATCCAAACATGGGTCCGAACTTACGTGGAACGTTACTATCCAAACTCGAACTCAATTCAAACAGACTCGGAACTCCAATCGTGGTACTCGGAGTCAATCAACGTAGGCCATGCAGATCTCCGCGAAGCCGAGTGGTGGCCAAAGTTAGACACCGTGGACGACCTAGTCTCCATCCTCACCACACTAGTCTGGCTCGCCTCCGCTCAACACGCCGCTCTCAACTTCGGACAGTATCCGTATGGAGGTTACGTCCCAAACCGACCTCCGCTGATGCGACGGTTAATCCCTGACGAGTCGGATCCGGAGTACGCAAGTTTTATCTCGGATCctgagaaattttatttttcttcgaTGCCGAGTTTGTTGCAAACGTCGAAGTTTATGGCGGTGGTTGATACGTTGTCAACGCATTCTCCGGATGAGGAGTATATCGGGGAGAGACAACAACCGTCCACTTGGACCGGAGATGCGGAGATTGTTGATGCGTTTTATGGATTTGCGGCGGAGATTGGACGGATAGAAAAAGAGATTGAGAAAAGAAACAGTGATCCTAACCGTAGAAACAGGTGTGGAGCTGGAGTTTTGCCTTACGAGTTGTTGGTTCCGAGTTCTGAGCCAGGTGTTACGTGCAGAGGTGTACCTAATAGTGTATCGATATAG
- the LOC106387620 gene encoding protein TIFY 11A: MSRNEDGKAPPPEKSNFTRRCSLLSRYLKEKGSFGNIDLGLVRKPGPDLGLPGNSDQQEKQKVMHKANSELKALNVLGEPSSSFGGKAKATNLSEPSEPVSSQLTIFFGGKVLVYNEFPSDKAKEIIQVAKEAKSVTDINIQTQINVQKDHNKSNMVLPDLNEPTDTADVKQQQQQQNQLVERIARRASLHRFFAKRKDRAVARAPYQVNQNGGGHHYPPKPETVPGQQLEQGQSSQPQRPAQPKPECDKDMLMEEGQCSKDLELRL, encoded by the exons ATGTCAAGAAATGAAGATGGTAAGGCACCACCGCCGGAGAAGTCCAACTTCACCCGGCGATGTAGTTTGCTCAGCCGTTACTTGAAGGAGAAGGGTAGTTTCGGTAATATAGATCTTGGATTGGTCCGAAAGCCTGGTCCGGATCTCGGGTTACCCGGAAACTCTGATCAACAAG AGAAACAAAAAGTGATGCATAAGGCAAATTCGGAACTCAAAGCCCTTAATGTCTTAGGCGAACCCTCTAGTTCATTTGGAGGCAAAGCCAAAGCTACCAATCTCAG TGAACCATCAGAGCCAGTTAGTTCTCAGCTGACAATATTCTTTGGAGGAAAAGTTCTAGTATACAATGAGTTTCCTTCAGACAAAGCTAAAGAGATAATACAGGTAGCAAAAGAAGCCAAGTCTGTGACTGATATTAACATTCAGACACAAATCAATGTCCAAAAGGACCACAACAAAAGCAACATGGTTCTTCCTGATCTCAACGAGCCCACAGATACTGCGGATGTCaaacaacagcaacaacaacaaaaccagCTCGTGGAACGTATAGCACGTAGAGCTTCCTTACATCGCTTCTTTGCTAAACGTAAAGACAG GGCTGTGGCTAGAGCTCCATACCAAGTTAACCAAAATGGTGGTGGTCATCATTATCCTCCGAAGCCAGAGACTGTACCTGGTCAACAGCTAGAGCAGGGACAGTCGTCACAACCACAACGACCGGCTCAACCCAAACCAGAATGTGATAAAGATATGTTGATGGAAGAAGGCCAGTGTTCGAAAGATCTCGAACTTAGGCTATAA
- the LOC125577166 gene encoding auxin-responsive protein SAUR77-like has translation MAKFGKLTKLIKKWPSFTKNHHSTTESTSSVATTKVSNCEDLQLVYVGKSRRPYMLSSNVINHPLVQELLDRSSRFINELHDQKTVLVLACEVVLFEHLLWMLEDSFSNHDDDDDREIGSVQELAEFYTY, from the coding sequence ATGGCCAAGTTCGGAAAGCTAACAAAGCTCATAAAGAAATGGCCTTCCTTCACCAAGAACCACCACTCAACCACCGAATCCACCTCCTCCGTGGCCACCACCAAGGTCTCAAATTGCGAAGATCTTCAACTGGTCTACGTCGGGAAGTCTCGGAGACCTTACATGCTTAGTTCCAACGTCATCAACCATCCGCTTGTCCAAGAACTACTTGATAGATCGTCGAGATTCATCAACGAACTTCACGATCAAAAGACTGTCTTAGTACTAGCTTGTGAAGTAGTATTGTTCGAGCACTTATTATGGATGCTCGAAGACAGTTTCTCCAATcacgacgatgatgatgatcgaGAGATAGGATCTGTCCAGGAGTTGGCTGAGTTCTACACTTATTGA
- the LOC106387617 gene encoding ubiquitin-conjugating enzyme E2 34 has protein sequence MAEKACIKRLQKEYRALCKEPVSHVVARPSPNDILEWHYVLEGSDGTPFAGGYYYGKIKFPPEYPYKPPGITMTTPSGRFITQKKICLSMSDFHPESWNPMWSVSSILTGLLSFMMDTSPTTGSVNTSVAEKQQLAKSSLAFNCKTPAFRKLFPEYVEKYKQQELAEQTRQTSPESPQESSTKAESEKTVDPTKEDSEGGLKEKRKKKKQGLPAWIIVLLVSVFGAVMALPLLQL, from the exons ATGGCAGAAAAGGCTTGTATAAAACGTCTCCAAAAGGAATATAGAGCACTTTGCAAG GAACCAGTCTCCCATGTTGTTGCTCGTCCTTCCCCAAATGACATTCTCGAGTGGC ATTATGTTCTGGAAGGTAGTGATGGAACTCCTTTTGCAG GTGGATATTACTATGGAAAGATCAAGTTCCCTCCAGAGTATCCTTATAAGCCACCTGGAATTAC AATGACTACACCAAGCGGTCGGTTCATCACGCAAAAGAAAATATGTTTGTCTATGAGTGATT TTCATCCAGAAAGCTGGAACCCGATGTGGTCTGTGTCAAG CATACTTACAGGACTCCTCTCATTCATG ATGGATACCAGTCCAACAACCGGAAGTGTGAACACTAGTGTAGCTGAGAAACAACAGCTGGCTAAGTCATCTCTCGCTTTCAATTGTAAAAC CCCAGCATTCCGAAAGCTATTTCCAGAGTACGTAGAGAAGTACAAGCAGCAGGAACTAGCTGAACAAACGCGACAGACGTCACCAGAgtctcctcaagagagcagcacaaAAGCAGAGTCAGAGAAAACAGTAGACCCAACAAAGGAGGACTCAGAGGGTGGCTtgaaggagaagaggaagaagaagaaacaaggaTTACCAGCGTGGATAATAGTGTTGCTAGTGTCGGTGTTCGGTGCAGTAATGGCGTTGCCCTTGCTTCAGCTATGA
- the LOC106385281 gene encoding probable nucleoside diphosphate kinase 5 isoform X1, translating into MSGFAAHLVLLLLVLVSVSLSPSVRCLGKERTLAMIKPDGVSGNYTEEIKRLIVEAGFNIVKERLTQLEKEAASAFYDEHSSRSFFPHLVSYMTSGPVVVMVLEKGDAVSDWRGLIGPTDSQKAKISHPHSIRALCGKDSQRNCVHGSDSTSSAEREINFFFKDVVSGDIASQHDEL; encoded by the exons ATGTCAGGATTCGCAGCTCACCTAGTGTTGTTACTCCTGGTTCTTGTCTCTGTCTCCTTGTCGCCGTCGGTCAG GTGTTTAGGTAAAGAGAGAACATTGGCTATGATAAAGCCAGATGGAGTCTCTGGTAACTACACTGAAGAAATCAAAAGGCTCATTGTCGAGGCTGGTTTTAATATCGTCAAGGAGAGGCTTACTCAGCTGGAGAAGGAGGCAGCCTCTGCGTTCTACGACGAGCATTCGTCAAGGAGCTTTTTTCCTCATCTTGTTTCTTACATGACAAG TGGTCCTGTGGTGGTGATGGTGTTGGAGAAAGGAGACGCTGTTTCTGATTGGCGTGGTTTAATCGGGCCTACTGATTCGCAAAAGGCTAAGATATCTCATCCTCACAG CATCAGAGCATTGTGTGGTAAGGACTCTCAGAGAAACTGTGTGCACGGCTCCGATTCAACTTCATCAGCTGAGAGAGAAATTAACTTTTTCTTCAAGGATGTAGTTTCAG GTGACATCGCTTCACAACATGATGAACTATAA
- the LOC106385281 gene encoding probable nucleoside diphosphate kinase 5 isoform X2, producing the protein MIKPDGVSGNYTEEIKRLIVEAGFNIVKERLTQLEKEAASAFYDEHSSRSFFPHLVSYMTSGPVVVMVLEKGDAVSDWRGLIGPTDSQKAKISHPHSIRALCGKDSQRNCVHGSDSTSSAEREINFFFKDVVSGDIASQHDEL; encoded by the exons ATGATAAAGCCAGATGGAGTCTCTGGTAACTACACTGAAGAAATCAAAAGGCTCATTGTCGAGGCTGGTTTTAATATCGTCAAGGAGAGGCTTACTCAGCTGGAGAAGGAGGCAGCCTCTGCGTTCTACGACGAGCATTCGTCAAGGAGCTTTTTTCCTCATCTTGTTTCTTACATGACAAG TGGTCCTGTGGTGGTGATGGTGTTGGAGAAAGGAGACGCTGTTTCTGATTGGCGTGGTTTAATCGGGCCTACTGATTCGCAAAAGGCTAAGATATCTCATCCTCACAG CATCAGAGCATTGTGTGGTAAGGACTCTCAGAGAAACTGTGTGCACGGCTCCGATTCAACTTCATCAGCTGAGAGAGAAATTAACTTTTTCTTCAAGGATGTAGTTTCAG GTGACATCGCTTCACAACATGATGAACTATAA
- the LOC106387622 gene encoding uncharacterized protein LOC106387622 isoform X2, whose amino-acid sequence MASMKHVHLFRRYLTIALTLFQSLISCLFNFPILIKIADSFLSLYFMIFCDLRPVTVDLDDGETTVHFWISGHRRISRPNLVMLHGYGGNSKWQFVHQVSDLSKSFNLFIPDLVFFGKSYTKNADRSVEIQARSIAGGLKKLGCDGRGRGRISVYSISYGGFVAYKMAEMWPEMMEKLVIVSSGVGFTQQEKTAEMTKHGRDCCSKMLVPKTPMDLRMLVKISTNTGLVFVDWIPDFILSQFIAVMYEKNRQELLELAKNLLEREEAELHVISQASAKFKIRDNQRNWTCC is encoded by the exons ATGGCGTCCATGAAACACGTTCATCTCTTTCGTCGCTACCTCACCATCGCTCTCACTCTCTTCCAAAGCCTAATCTCGTGTCTCTTCAATTTTCCGATACTAATCAAGATCGCCGATTCGTTCTTATCACTGTATTTCATGATTTTCTGCGATCTCCGACCCGTAACGGTCGATCTAGACGACGGAGAAACCACCGTCCATTTCTGGATCTCCGGCCACCGAAGAATCTCACGGCCCAATCTCGTCATGCTCCACGGTTACGGAGGAAACTCCAAATGGCAATTCGTTCACCAAGTCTCCGATCTCTCGAAGTCCTTTAACCTATTCATCCCCGACTTGGTGTTCTTCGGAAAATCATACACCAAGAATGCAGATCGGAGCGTTGAGATTCAGGCGAGGAGCATCGCCGGAGGGCTGAAGAAGCTAGGCTGCGACGGAAGAGGAAGGGGGAGGATCTCGGTGTACTCGATTAGCTACGGTGGATTCGTGGCGTATAAAATGGCGGAGATGTGGCCGGAGATGATGGAGAAGTTGGTGATCGTGAGCAGTGGAGTGGGATTTACACAGCAGGAGAAGACGGCGGAGATGACAAAACACGGGAGAGATTGTTGTTCGAAGATGCTTGTTCCGAAAACTCCTATGGATCTACGGATGTTGGTTAAGATCTCGACCAACACCGGTTTAGTGTTCGTAGATTGGATACCAGATTTTATCCTCTCCCAATTCATAGCT GTAATGTATGAGAAAAATCGGCAGGAGCTTCTTGAATTAGCTAAAAACTTGCTGGAAAGAGAAGAAGCAGAGTTGCATGTAATATCACAG
- the LOC106387618 gene encoding alanine aminotransferase 1, mitochondrial, whose amino-acid sequence MRRFVIGQAKNLIDQTHQARHKSLRLLSLLAASDSAPVLSSPRLFSSSSDMSGSGSDSSSSSLPVTLDSLNPKVLKCEYAVRGEIVNIAQKLQEDLKINKDAYPFDEIIYCNIGNPQSLGQQPITFFREVLALCSHTALLDESATHGLFSSDSIERAWKILDQIPGKATGAYSHSQGIKGLRDAIAAGIEARDGFPADPNDIFMTDGASPGVHMMMQLLISSEKDGIICPIPQYPLYSASIALHGGSLVPYYLDEASGWGLEISELKKQLQDARSKGITVRALVVINPGNPTGQVLAEENQREIVDFCKKEGLVLLADEVYQENVYVPDKKFHSFKKVARSMGYGEKDVCLVSFQSISKGYYGECGKRGGYMEITGFTSDVRAQIYKLASVNLCSNISGQILASLVMSPPKPGDDSYDSYIAEKEGILSSLAKRAKTLEEALNKLEGVTCNRAEGAMYLFPCINLPQKAIAAAEAAKTAPDAFYCKRLLNATGIVVVPGSGFRQVPGTWHFRCTILPQEDKIPAIVNRLTEFHKSFMDEFRN is encoded by the exons ATGCGGAGATTCGTTATTGGCCAAGCTAAAAATCTCATAGACCAGACTCATCAAGCTCGTCACAAAAGCCTCCGCCTTCTCTCTCTACTAGCTGCTTCCGACTCTGCTCCTGTTCTTTCTTCGCCGCGTCTCTTTTCTTCGTCTTCAGACATgtctggttctggttctgatTCGTCGTCGTCCTCTCTTCCCGTTACTCTTGACTCCCTCAACCCCAAg GTTCTGAAATGTGAGTATGCTGTCCGTGGAGAGATTGTCAACATTGCTCAG AAacttcaagaagatttgaagattAACAAGGATGCTTATCCCTTCGATGAG ATTATCTACTGTAACATTGGAAATCCGCAATCTCTAGGCCAGCAGCCGATAACTTTTTTCAGAGAG GTTCTTGCTTTGTGTTCCCACACAGCTTTGTTGGACGAGAGTGCAACACATGGTTTGTTCAG TTCTGATTCTATTGAGCGCGCTTGGAAGATTCTCGACCAGATTCCCGGGAAAGCTACCGGTGCTTACAGCCACAGCCAG GGTATCAAGGGACTACGTGATGCAATTGCTGCTGGAATCGAAGCCCGTGATGGTTTCCCTGCTGATCCTAATGATATTTTCATGACAGATGGTGCTAGCCCTGGG GTTCATATGATGATGCAACTTCTCATAAGTTCAGAAAAAGATGGAATCATTTGCCCTATTCCTCAGTACCCACTGTACTCAGCTTCCATTGCCCTTCATGGCGGAAGTCTG GTTCCGTACTACCTTGACGAAGCGTCAGGATGGGGTCTTGAGATATctgagctgaagaagcaactgcAGGATGCTAGGTCAAAGGGCATCACTGTAAGAGCCTTGGTGGTCATCAACCCTGGGAACCCGACAGGACAG GTTCTTGCGGAAGAAAACCAGCGTGAGATTGTTGATTTCTGTAAGAAAGAGGGCTTAGTTCTTTTAGCCGACGAGGTTTATCAGGAAAACGTCTACGTCCCTGACAAAAAGTTCCATTCTTTCAAGAAAGTAGCCCGGTCTATGGGCTACGGTGAGAAGGATGTCTGCTTAGTCTCGTTCCAGTCTATCTCCAAAG GGTACTACGGAGAGTGTGGGAAAAGAGGTGGTTACATGGAGATTACTGGCTTCACTTCTGATGTAAGAGCACAGATATACAAACTGGCTTCTGTGAATCTTTGCTCCAACATCTCTGGTCAGATTCTTGCTAGCCTCGTCATGAGCCCTCCAAAG CCTGGTGACGACTCCTATGACTCATACATAGCAGAGAAAGAGGGAATCCTCTCCTCTTTAGCAAAACGTGCAAAG ACCCTTGAAGAAGCTCTGAACAAGCTGGAGGGTGTGACATGCAACAGAGCAGAAGGAGCTATGTATCTATTCCCTTGCATTAACCTTCCACAAAAGGCCATTGCAGCTGCAGAAGCTGCAAAGACAGCACCAGACGCGTTCTACTGCAAACGCCTTTTAAACGCTACCGGAATAGTCGTGGTCCCTGGCTCTGGCTTTAGACAG GTACCGGGAACGTGGCATTTCAGGTGCACCATACTTCCTCAAGAAGATAAGATTCCTGCAATCGTGAACCGTCTCACTGAGTTCCACAAGAGCTTCATGGATGAGTTCCGCAACTAA